From the genome of Vigna radiata var. radiata cultivar VC1973A unplaced genomic scaffold, Vradiata_ver6 scaffold_301, whole genome shotgun sequence, one region includes:
- the LOC106754986 gene encoding protein kinase PVPK-1, whose translation MGSPVNGLDSLAEVQNSVSMADHDPPSTSGIPRPSRPPLSTSRNHGASSSQHNYGMKTIHHQKHSYQEADSVERDEMQNMEKQHYNTNGKSEYVSLNKAVESCLGKNISKMETKLSIKQPLNASKNCDSSKGVVDGTKSNCQSEITFCPSPQNSFYSEAKESFGNTGVSECVSVDKSVESGEVTNSCEFNESRKTSICRGSTGSDVSDESSTSSLSSALYKPHKANDIRWEAIQAIRARDGVLEMRHFRLLKKLGCGDIGSVYLAELSGTRTCFAMKVMNKTELASRKKLVRSQTEREILQSLDHPFLPTLYTHFETETFSCLVMEFCPGGDLHALRQRQPGKYFSEIAARFYVAEVLLALEYLHMLGVIYRDLKPENVLVREDGHIMLSDFDLSLRCAVSPTLVKSSNSTLETKSSGYCIQPACIEPTCVIQPDCIQPSCFTPRFLSGKSKKEKKLKPKNDVQNQVTPLPELIAEPTNARSMSFVGTHEYLAPEIIKGEGHGSAVDWWTFGIFLYELLFGRTPFKGSANRATLFNVVGQPLKFPESPSVSFAARDLIRGLLVKEPQNRLAYRRGATEIKQHPFFHNVNWALIRCANPPEVPRHAMKALAAEKLPGVKPSGNYLDIDFF comes from the exons ATGGGTTCACCTGTTAATGGATTGGATTCTTTAGCAGAAGTTCAGAATTCAGTTTCTATGGCAGATCATGATCCTCCTTCAACATCAGGGATTCCCCGGCCATCTCGGCCACCGTTAAGCACATCAAGAAATCATGGGGCTTCATCCAGTCAGCATAACTATGGAATGAAGACCATCCACCACCAAAAGCATTCATATCAGGAGGCTGACAGCGTAGAGCGAGATGAAATGCAGAATATGGAGAAGCAGCACTATAACACAAATGGGAAATCTGAGTATGTGAGCCTCAATAAAGCTGTTGAAAGTTGTTTAGGAAAGAATATCTCCAAAATGGAAACTAAGTTAAGTATCAAGCAACCGTTAAATGCTTCCAAGAATTGTGATTCGTCAAAAGGCGTTGTTGATGGAACAAAGAGCAACTGCCAATCAGAGATTACCTTTTGTCCAAGTCCTCAGAATAGTTTCTATTCAGAAGCCAAGGAAAGTTTTGGCAACACTGGAGTCAGTGAATGTGTTAGTGTTGATAAGTCAGTTGAAAGTGGAGAAGTTACTAATTCCTGTGAATTTAACGAGAGCAGGAAGACCAGCATCTGTAGAGGCAGCACTGGAAGTGACGTTAGTGATGAGAGCAGCACTAGTAGTCTGAGCAGTGCTTTGTACAAGCCCCACAAGGCAAATGACATAAGATGGGAAGCAATTCAAGCCATTCGAGCCCGTGATGGGGTGTTGGAAATGAGACATTTCAGGTTATTGAAGAAATTGGGATGTGGAGACATAGGAAGTGTATATCTAGCTGAACTAAGTGGCACTAGGACTTGTTTTGcaatgaaagtaatgaacaaAACTGAGTTGGCAAGTCGCAAGAAGCTTGTTAGGTCTCAGACAGAGAGAGAGATACTGCAGTCTCTAGATCATCCATTTCTACCCACATTGTATACACACTTTGAGACAGAGACATTCTCCTGCTTGGTAATGGAGTTTTGCCCTGGTGGGGACTTGCATGCACTCAGGCAAAGACAACCTGGGAAGTATTTTTCTGAGATTGCTGCCAG GTTTTACGTGGCAGAAGTTCTCCTTGCCTTGGAGTACTTGCACATGCTTGGGGTGATCTACAGAGATCTGAAACCTGAGAATGTGTTGGTAAGAGAAGATGGACATATAATGCTTTCAGATTTTGATCTCTCTCTAAGGTGTGCTGTGAGTCCAACTCTGGTGAAATCATCAAACTCTACCTTGGAGACAAAAAGCTCTGGATACTGCATTCAGCCTGCGTGCATAGAGCCAACATGTGTAATTCAGCCAGACTGCATTCAACCATCATGTTTCACACCAAGATTTCTCTCGGGAAAatccaagaaagaaaaaaagttgaagcCAAAGAATGATGTGCAGAATCAGGTGACCCCTCTTCCCGAGCTCATTGCCGAGCCCACAAATGCTAGATCAATGTCCTTTGTGGGAACACACGAGTACCTGGCACCTGAAATCATCAAAGGTGAAGGACATGGCAGTGCTGTAGACTGGTGGACATTTGGGATATTCTTGTATGAGCTCTTGTTCGGAAGAACGCCGTTCAAAGGTTCGGCGAACCGTGCAACACTGTTTAATGTTGTTGGGCAGCCCTTGAAATTTCCAGAATCTCCCTCTGTGAGCTTTGCTGCCAGGGACTTGATAAGAGGTTTACTTGTGAAAGAACCTCAGAATCGCCTTGCTTACAGACGTGGAGCAACAGAAATAAAACAACATCCATTTTTTCATAATGTTAACTGGGCTCTGATCCGATGTGCAAATCCCCCAGAGGTTCCAAGACATGCCATGAAAGCACTTGCAGCTGAAAAGCTGCCTGGAGTGAAGCCTTCTGGTAACTATTTAGATATTGATTTCTTTTGA